From the Excalfactoria chinensis isolate bCotChi1 chromosome 1, bCotChi1.hap2, whole genome shotgun sequence genome, one window contains:
- the GPR15 gene encoding G-protein coupled receptor 15 — MRTAGPEMDLIQLSPVTTVTFSYDDYYYEDEDSCQHEQHMTAFLPILYTVVFLVGILGNSILIVALVFKRRVQRLIDIFIINLAASDFIFLITLPFWVDREASDGMWRVGSFLCKASSYIISVNMYCSILLLTCMSADRYLAIMYPSIARRVRTRSYSSGLCFCVWLLSCCLGMPTLLSRELKERYGRMYCTDKDVTESKQITSLVILILAFFFPLLSILTFYCSITRRLCMHYQRSGKHDKKLRKSIKIVFIVVAAFVISWVPFNLFKLMSILLQLQKLPDCFLKMIAHVGMRVSSPFAFANSCANPFIYYCFDNYIRRAMLRCLCPWVKASNSSTISDTLDTRLSYSLSNFITGEYTARKRRRSVSL; from the coding sequence ATGAGGACAGCCGGGCCAGAAATGGATCTCATTCAGCTTTCACCTGTGACTACGGTCACTTTCAGCTATGATGACTACTACTACGAGGACGAGGACAGCTGCCAGCATGAGCAACACATGACTGCTTTCCTCCCTATCCTGTACACTGTTGTGTTCTTGGTGGGCATTCTTGGCAACTCCATCCTTATCGTAGCCTTAGTCTTCAAGCGACGGGTCCAGAGGCTGATTGACATCTTCATCATCAACCTCGCTGCTTCAGACTTCATCTTCCTCATCACGCTGCCATTCTGGGTGGACAGGGAGGCATCGGATGGGATGTGGAGGGTAGGATCTTTCCTCTGTAAAGCTAGTTCTTACATCATCTCAGTTAACATGTACTGCAGCATCCTCCTCCTCACTTGTATGAGTGCAGACCGGTACCTTGCCATCATGTACCCCTCCATTGCTAGAAGGGTCCGAACCAGATCCTATTCCAGTGGACTTTGCTTCTGCGTCTGGTTGTTATCCTGCTGCTTAGGGATGCCAACCCTTTTGTCCAGAGAACTGAAAGAGCGCTACGGCAGGATGTACTGCACAGACAAAGATGTGACAGAATCCAAACAGATCACATCACTGGTGATTTTAATCCTGGCCTTCTTCTTCCCACTGTTGAGCATTCTGACCTTTTACTGCTCCATCACAAGGAGACTCTGTATGCATTACCAGAGATCTGGGAAACACGataagaaactgagaaaatctATCAAGATCGTCTTTATTGTGGTGGCTGCTTTTGTCATCTCTTGGGTCCCCTTCAATCTCTTCAAGCTTATGTCCATCCTTTTGCAACTACAGAAGCTGCCTGACTGTTTTCTTAAGATGATTGCCCATGTGGGCATGAGGGTGAGCAGCCCCTTTGCCTTTGCCAACAGCTGTGCCAACCCTTTTATTTACTACTGCTTTGACAACTACATCCGCAGAGCCATGCTCAGGTGCCTGTGTCCATGGGTGAAAGccagcaacagcagcaccaTCTCCGACACCTTGGATACTCGCCTGAGCTACTCCTTATCCAATTTCATTACAGGGGAGTACACTGCGAGGAAGAGGAGGCGCTCAGTGTCCCTCTGA